In Bombyx mori chromosome 11, ASM3026992v2, one genomic interval encodes:
- the LOC101745259 gene encoding alanine--glyoxylate aminotransferase 2, mitochondrial isoform X1 yields the protein MANRGRLCNVVGRAYSTAKMPSTGFTPKEYKGPTYEQLEHLKSKHMPPAIPNSYKKPVLLHQGHMQWLFDHEGKRYLDLFGGVVTVSVGNSHPKLNAALKEQIDLIWHTTNLYRHPRIYEYIEKLSSKLPDDLNVVYLVNSGTEANDLATILAKAYTGNLDVISLQTSYHGYNSSLMGLSATQSYRMNLPVPPGFYHAAHPDPYRGSWGGCRDSISQVAGACSCPGECVSTEKYIHQLDELLGNSVPAGRVAAFFAESIQGAGGVVQFPKGYLKRAQELIKKNGGLYVADEVQTGFGRTGDHYWGFETHGVKPDIVTMAKGIGNGFPLAAVVTTKEIAAAHSGKSYFNTFGGNALAATVGKAVLDVIDEEELQKNSKTVGEYFIRQLMELQKQHPVIGDVRGQGLMIGVELVEPGTKKPLPVSLVKDIHEEIKDNGVLVVLGGRWSNVFRMKPPMCITKADVDFGISVIDDAIKKVTKK from the exons gACGACTGTGCAATGTGGTTGGCAGGGCGTATAGTACAGCTAAAATGCCCTCCACCGGGTTTACACCCAAAGAGTATAag GGCCCAACATACGAACAACTGGAACATTTGAAGTCGAAACATATGCCGCCAGCGATACCTAATTCTTACAAGAAGCCGGTGCTATTACACCAGGGTCACATGCAGTGGCTCTTCGACCACGAGGGCAAAAGATACTTGGACCTGTTCGGCGGAGTCGTTACTGTCTCAGTTGGAAATAGTCATCC gAAGCTAAACGCAGCTCTCAAAGAACAAATCGATTTAATATGGCACACGACGAACTTGTACCGGCATCCAAGAATATATGAATACATTGAGAAATTGTCGTCTAAATTACCCGATGATCTTAAC GTCGTCTACTTAGTGAACAGTGGAACAGAAGCGAACGATCTGGCCACGATCCTGGCAAAGGCGTACACGGGTAACTTGGACGTGATATCACTCCAGACCAGCTATCATGGATACAACAGCAGCCTCATGGGGCTATCTGCTACACAGTCGTACAGAATGAACCTCCCCGTACCGCCGGGATTTTATCAC GCGGCACATCCAGATCCGTACCGAGGGAGCTGGGGCGGCTGCAGAGACTCCATTTCGCAGGTGGCCGGCGCGTGCTCGTGTCCCGGCGAATGCGTTAGCACCGAAAAATACATTCATCAACTCGACGAG CTCCTAGGTAATTCTGTACCAGCCGGCAGAGTAGCAGCGTTCTTCGCGGAATCTATCCAGGGTGCTGGTGGAGTGGTGCAGTTCCCTAAGGGATACCTGAAGAGAGCTCAAGAGCTAATCAAGAAGAATGGCGGCTTGTATGTAGCTGATGAG GTCCAGACGGGTTTCGGTCGTACCGGAGACCACTACTGGGGCTTCGAGACACACGGCGTGAAGCCTGATATCGTGACGATGGCTAAGGGGATCGGCAACGGTTTCCCTCTGGCCGCTGTCGTCACCACTAAAGAGATAGCAGCCGCCCACAGCGGAAAATCGTATTTCAACACTTTTGGAGGAAACGCTTTGGCCGCAACAGTTGGAAAGGCCGTATTAGAT GTTATTGACGAGGAAGAACTTCAAAAGAACAGCAAAACTGTTGGCGAATACTTCATCAGGCAGTTGATGGAGCTACAGAAGCAGCATCCAGTGATTGGCGATGTGAGAGGACAGGGCCTCATGATCGGGGTCGAGCTGGTCGAGCCTGGCACTAAGAAACCCCTGCCGGTGTCCCTTGTGAAAGATATACACGAAGAGATTAAAGACAATGGAGTTCTAGTCGTACTTGGCGGGCGGTGGAGTAAT GTGTTCAGAATGAAGCCGCCGATGTGCATCACGAAGGCAGATGTTGATTTTGGTATTTCAGTTATCGACGACGCCATTAAAAAGGTCACGAAGAAATGA
- the LOC101745259 gene encoding alanine--glyoxylate aminotransferase 2, mitochondrial isoform X2: MPSTGFTPKEYKGPTYEQLEHLKSKHMPPAIPNSYKKPVLLHQGHMQWLFDHEGKRYLDLFGGVVTVSVGNSHPKLNAALKEQIDLIWHTTNLYRHPRIYEYIEKLSSKLPDDLNVVYLVNSGTEANDLATILAKAYTGNLDVISLQTSYHGYNSSLMGLSATQSYRMNLPVPPGFYHAAHPDPYRGSWGGCRDSISQVAGACSCPGECVSTEKYIHQLDELLGNSVPAGRVAAFFAESIQGAGGVVQFPKGYLKRAQELIKKNGGLYVADEVQTGFGRTGDHYWGFETHGVKPDIVTMAKGIGNGFPLAAVVTTKEIAAAHSGKSYFNTFGGNALAATVGKAVLDVIDEEELQKNSKTVGEYFIRQLMELQKQHPVIGDVRGQGLMIGVELVEPGTKKPLPVSLVKDIHEEIKDNGVLVVLGGRWSNVFRMKPPMCITKADVDFGISVIDDAIKKVTKK; this comes from the exons ATGCCCTCCACCGGGTTTACACCCAAAGAGTATAag GGCCCAACATACGAACAACTGGAACATTTGAAGTCGAAACATATGCCGCCAGCGATACCTAATTCTTACAAGAAGCCGGTGCTATTACACCAGGGTCACATGCAGTGGCTCTTCGACCACGAGGGCAAAAGATACTTGGACCTGTTCGGCGGAGTCGTTACTGTCTCAGTTGGAAATAGTCATCC gAAGCTAAACGCAGCTCTCAAAGAACAAATCGATTTAATATGGCACACGACGAACTTGTACCGGCATCCAAGAATATATGAATACATTGAGAAATTGTCGTCTAAATTACCCGATGATCTTAAC GTCGTCTACTTAGTGAACAGTGGAACAGAAGCGAACGATCTGGCCACGATCCTGGCAAAGGCGTACACGGGTAACTTGGACGTGATATCACTCCAGACCAGCTATCATGGATACAACAGCAGCCTCATGGGGCTATCTGCTACACAGTCGTACAGAATGAACCTCCCCGTACCGCCGGGATTTTATCAC GCGGCACATCCAGATCCGTACCGAGGGAGCTGGGGCGGCTGCAGAGACTCCATTTCGCAGGTGGCCGGCGCGTGCTCGTGTCCCGGCGAATGCGTTAGCACCGAAAAATACATTCATCAACTCGACGAG CTCCTAGGTAATTCTGTACCAGCCGGCAGAGTAGCAGCGTTCTTCGCGGAATCTATCCAGGGTGCTGGTGGAGTGGTGCAGTTCCCTAAGGGATACCTGAAGAGAGCTCAAGAGCTAATCAAGAAGAATGGCGGCTTGTATGTAGCTGATGAG GTCCAGACGGGTTTCGGTCGTACCGGAGACCACTACTGGGGCTTCGAGACACACGGCGTGAAGCCTGATATCGTGACGATGGCTAAGGGGATCGGCAACGGTTTCCCTCTGGCCGCTGTCGTCACCACTAAAGAGATAGCAGCCGCCCACAGCGGAAAATCGTATTTCAACACTTTTGGAGGAAACGCTTTGGCCGCAACAGTTGGAAAGGCCGTATTAGAT GTTATTGACGAGGAAGAACTTCAAAAGAACAGCAAAACTGTTGGCGAATACTTCATCAGGCAGTTGATGGAGCTACAGAAGCAGCATCCAGTGATTGGCGATGTGAGAGGACAGGGCCTCATGATCGGGGTCGAGCTGGTCGAGCCTGGCACTAAGAAACCCCTGCCGGTGTCCCTTGTGAAAGATATACACGAAGAGATTAAAGACAATGGAGTTCTAGTCGTACTTGGCGGGCGGTGGAGTAAT GTGTTCAGAATGAAGCCGCCGATGTGCATCACGAAGGCAGATGTTGATTTTGGTATTTCAGTTATCGACGACGCCATTAAAAAGGTCACGAAGAAATGA